From Aspergillus chevalieri M1 DNA, chromosome 4, nearly complete sequence, a single genomic window includes:
- a CDS encoding non-structural maintenance of chromosomes element 1 family protein (BUSCO:EOG092645L9;~COG:L;~EggNog:ENOG410PNWY;~InterPro:IPR001841,IPR014857,IPR036388,IPR011513, IPR013083;~PFAM:PF08746,PF07574;~go_component: GO:0030915 - Smc5-Smc6 complex [Evidence IEA];~go_process: GO:0006281 - DNA repair [Evidence IEA]) — protein MTNDIGVVDYNDSNRAFLQAFMAHSSMTFEEARPILAAIFSAHEREPVSPTDITEEDLSSYIAAANTAVSPFDLEIRSTLRQIQTNGDDTNIHPERVYALVNTISDPLTQLATTYSPDEIAFVKRLLDAMFETNNTRISEAMVVSGMQAMQLARVSSADAGVSRRESMGTGTGTQGGTVQSLTMSQAETVMQQLVEEGWMEKSRKGFYGLSPRGLMELRGWLVATYNDETDDGRRAEKVKFCAACRDIITVGQRCANRDCAGRLHDYCIRNFFRMQQAEKCPVCKAAWPGDKFVGERAITSTDRYLQGKRRSTNTQRQSGDGASSQVTAGVGEEEESSEEDVG, from the exons ATGACCAACGACATTGGCGTCGTTGACTACAATGACAGCAATCGCGCATTCCTTCAAGCCTTCATGGCCCATTCATCCATGACCTTTGAAGAAGCAAGACCGATTTTAGCAGCCATTTTCTCAGCGCATG AACGCGAACCTGTCTCCCCCACCGACATCACCGAAGAAGACCTCTCCTCCTACATCGCAGCCGCCAACACTGCCGTCTCCCCCTTCGACCTCGAAATCAGAAGCACCCTGCGGCAGATCCAGACAAACGGCGATGACACAAACATACACCCGGAACGAGTCTACGCCCTCGTGAACACGATCAGCGATCCGCTCACCCAGCTCGCGACTACATACTCACCCGATGAAATCGCGTTCGTCAAGCGGTTGCTCGACGCCATGTTCGAGACCAACAATACCCGCATCTCAGAAGCGATGGTTGTCTCGGGCATGCAGGCGATGCAGCTGGCACGGGTGTCTTCTGCGGATGCAGGCGTCAGCCGGAGGGAGTCGATGGGGACGGGGACGGGGACTCAGGGTGGGACAGTGCAGTCGTTGACCATGTCGCAGGCGGAGACGGTCATGCAGCAgttggttgaggaggggTGGATGGAGAAGAGCCGGAAGGGGTTCTATGGGTTGAGTCCGCGGGGCTTGATGGAGTTGAGGGGATGGTTGGTTGCTACGTATAATGATGAGACGGATGATGGGCGAAGGGCGGAGAAGGTGAAGTTTTGTGCGGCGTGTAGGGATATTATCACGGTG GGCCAACGATGCGCCAACCGTGACTGCGCTGGCCGACTGCACGATTACTGTATTCGGAATTTCTTTCGCATGCAGCAGGCGGAGAAATGTCCTGTTTGCAAGGCTGCTTGGCCGGGGGATAAGTTTGTCGGGGAGAGGGCGATTACCTCGACGGATCGGTATTTGCAGGGTAAGAGACGGAGCACGAATACGCAGCGGCAGAGCGGTGATGGGGCTAGTTCGCAGGTGACTGCTGGGGTgggtgaggaggaggagagtaGTGAGGAAGATGTGGGATGA
- a CDS encoding zinc finger CCCH domain-containing RNA-binding protein (COG:A;~EggNog:ENOG410PHGA;~InterPro:IPR000504,IPR035979,IPR012677,IPR009145, IPR000571;~PFAM:PF00642;~go_component: GO:0089701 - U2AF complex [Evidence IEA];~go_function: GO:0003676 - nucleic acid binding [Evidence IEA];~go_function: GO:0003723 - RNA binding [Evidence IEA];~go_function: GO:0046872 - metal ion binding [Evidence IEA];~go_process: GO:0000398 - mRNA splicing, via spliceosome [Evidence IEA]) has translation MANYLASIFGTEQDKVNCSFYYKIGACRHGDRCSRKHVKPSYSQTILMPNMYQNPAFDPKNRMNSSQLQNHFDAFYEDVWCEMCKYGELEELVVCENNNDHLIGNVYARFKYEEDAQSACDALNSRWYAARPIYCELSPVTDFREACCRLNSGEGCVRGGFCNFIHRKDPSAELDREMRLSTKKWLKERGRDARSVSRSPSPEPTRRRY, from the exons ATGGCCAACTACCTCGCATCCATTTTCGGTACCGAGCAAGACAAGGTCAATTGCTCCTTTTACTACAAAATCGGCGCCTGCAGACACGGTGACCGGTGCTCGCGGAAACATGTCAAGCCATCCTACTCGCAGACCATCCTGATGCCCAACATGTACCAGAATCCCGCCTTCGATCCCAAGAACAGGATGAACAGCAGCCAGCTGCAGAACCACTTTGATGCTTTCTACGAGGACGTGTGGTGCGAGATGTGCAAGTACGGCGAGCTGGAGGAGCTGGTTGTTTGCGAGAATAACAATGATC ACCTCATCGGCAACGTCTACGCACGGTTCAAATACGAAGAAGACGCCCAGTCGGCCTGCGACGCGTTGAATTCGCGCTGGTACGCCGCGCGCCCGATATACTGCGAGTTATCGCCCGTGACAGATTTCCGCGAAGCGTGTTGTCGGTTAAATAGCGGCGAGGGGTGTGTACGAGGCGGGTTCTGCAATTTCATTCACCGCAAGGATCCTAGCGCCGAGCTGGATCGCGAGATGCGTCTTTCGACGAAGAAGTGGTTGAAGGAACGGGGTAGGGATGCGCGCAGTGTTAGCCGTAGCCCGAGTCCGGAGCCTACGAGACGGAGGTATTAG